The proteins below are encoded in one region of Borrelia duttonii Ly:
- a CDS encoding VWA domain-containing protein, with protein MRKACFIIFLFIVFNLFSESHDHLSINIDDVYVEAHDDGFHLFIRKKPNIKSVILTESFEIPDKNKDASTYSFRTLEYNNINGDEIRILNGRVIQNRSLLSLTSSTPVQNKRFGEAFHILIPKKLRYGFPNFSTRSGDIDLEILKRNKEPFWFSIRTFEKKYNDYLGQYKDNAYELFFGDTQRENIVENSVLEEGFSRFADDVVTANKGLDIVDKIKDILEKSEDPLVDLDLVFVIDVTDSMKNHIEILREHLLDMVEPQLNQFKSYRIGFVFYKDYLEDFLTRSFDFNSKEYLHNILESINVGGGGDYPEAVFEGVNAAVTQFDWKSDNRFIIVLGNAPPHEYPRGPIVYEDVIRAAKEKDITIYGILLK; from the coding sequence ATGAGAAAAGCTTGCTTTATTATTTTCTTGTTTATTGTATTTAATTTGTTTTCTGAATCGCATGATCACTTGAGTATTAATATTGATGATGTTTATGTTGAAGCTCATGATGATGGATTTCATCTTTTTATTAGAAAAAAACCAAATATTAAATCAGTTATTTTAACCGAATCTTTTGAAATTCCAGATAAAAATAAAGATGCTTCTACTTATTCATTTAGAACATTAGAATATAATAATATTAATGGTGATGAAATTAGAATTTTAAATGGTCGAGTTATTCAAAATAGAAGTCTTTTATCTTTAACATCTTCTACTCCTGTGCAAAATAAAAGATTTGGAGAAGCTTTTCATATTTTAATACCTAAAAAATTGAGGTATGGATTTCCAAATTTTTCAACAAGAAGTGGAGATATCGATTTGGAAATTTTAAAAAGAAATAAGGAACCTTTTTGGTTTTCAATTAGAACTTTTGAAAAAAAATATAATGATTATTTAGGTCAATATAAAGATAATGCTTATGAATTGTTTTTTGGGGATACGCAACGAGAAAATATAGTTGAAAATAGTGTTTTAGAAGAGGGATTTTCTAGATTTGCTGATGATGTTGTTACTGCAAATAAAGGACTTGATATTGTTGATAAAATAAAAGATATTTTAGAAAAATCAGAAGATCCACTTGTTGATTTAGATCTAGTTTTTGTTATTGATGTTACTGATAGTATGAAAAATCATATTGAAATTTTACGAGAACACCTTCTTGACATGGTAGAACCTCAATTGAATCAGTTTAAGTCTTATAGAATAGGTTTTGTGTTTTATAAGGACTATCTTGAAGATTTTTTAACACGATCTTTTGATTTTAATAGTAAAGAATATTTACATAATATTCTTGAAAGTATTAATGTTGGGGGTGGAGGAGATTATCCTGAAGCGGTATTTGAAGGAGTTAATGCTGCTGTTACTCAATTTGATTGGAAATCAGATAATAGATTTATTATTGTACTTGGCAATGCTCCTCCTCATGAGTATCCTAGAGGTCCTATAGTTTATGAAGATGTTATTAGAGCAGCTAAGGAGAAGGATATTACAA
- the flcA gene encoding periplasmic flagellar collar protein FlcA, whose amino-acid sequence MPDIEKINKFKKEIIDNIADEKARKDSFGITMDIDPPKDGESILPWEEQEEVVDFDEEHDEGPDLDAILGVLDNEEGQKSEASENDINLLKNSENVEIDSEFDNLNEDFDVLGSHFEETLDKVLDDNSVSLDDAINLNLDNSGNNVDDDDNVQNSNVENGLNSNSSDFENPFENDDSSTQESQDYNNDDFDLEYMISKIKEADDEISSNKFDSSDDSLDPNTKEEKDWSNLTGDFQSLKDQENKIFEDSDFKVNYSLFFKHLDSYPRNLRIAIAEALMLENVSKYKIEALVDLVEQNKKGLNFIAKFVGDIIGRSVKLPIMYYKAEEFSKLEKQFSYRLSKALTPILKIASFFIVLTFLSFYFLVDIMFFYIASDKKYKEGISYIYENKRELAKATFKDAYYMRPNRKWFLTYAKAFESIKDFDSAEEKYEELFTVDPFSEGASKRRRKIFDKDGYISYAFMKMRLGEYSDANSILDEVISYDIYDYEALMAKGENYFQWAQVDPMYYRNSINDYTILLSKYGHHKKEVLFKLFDAYIEAGAEREADNVNAFIKTNQELDIDEVVYTKYVKKLIDKYVEFTVYNKRINALSRNLKYLNAQMNLLNKEFSNFKINSGKSVSDILNDVNLNSEIEYILRRILLKNPDYNKALFESGRYFYYMGDLKKSEGYLLTAINGFRQEDLINNASDKIIAYRILSDIYEKGNDTLKASNIVSLALNEYDFYKRNGLIKASRELALIYEKQGDIFKTLNGFQSAISSYKMAINEGINSPDVYYKLALLSYKENNYKDALTSLFKVENMSGFANSNKVLNSIASVLYKMGDFEASRSYYLRVLQNLESEKSSILSLRPKGNDHHKALLLREIEVYNNLGVVEIIASLGNKVKSGVIIDHDLFDSGIANLTESSRIFDLLNRDEDMMKNVKRDLASLNLRSVFKNDFTGLKILFYDNLADNL is encoded by the coding sequence AATAATAGATAATATTGCTGATGAGAAAGCTAGAAAAGATAGTTTTGGCATTACAATGGATATTGACCCTCCAAAGGATGGTGAGTCTATTCTTCCTTGGGAAGAACAAGAAGAAGTTGTTGATTTTGATGAAGAACATGATGAAGGCCCAGATTTAGATGCTATTCTTGGTGTTCTTGATAATGAGGAAGGACAAAAGAGTGAAGCTAGTGAAAATGATATTAATCTTTTAAAAAATTCCGAAAATGTAGAAATTGATTCTGAATTTGATAATTTAAATGAGGATTTTGATGTTTTAGGTTCACATTTTGAGGAAACTTTAGATAAAGTTCTTGATGATAATTCTGTAAGTTTGGATGATGCTATTAATTTGAATTTAGATAATTCTGGTAATAATGTTGATGATGATGATAATGTTCAAAATTCAAATGTAGAGAATGGTTTAAATTCAAATTCTTCTGATTTTGAAAATCCTTTTGAAAATGATGATAGTTCTACTCAGGAATCTCAAGATTATAATAATGATGATTTTGATCTTGAGTATATGATTAGTAAAATCAAGGAAGCAGATGATGAAATTTCTTCTAATAAGTTTGATTCTAGTGATGATTCTTTAGATCCTAATACTAAAGAGGAGAAAGATTGGTCTAATCTTACAGGTGATTTTCAATCTTTAAAGGATCAAGAGAACAAAATTTTTGAGGATTCTGATTTTAAAGTTAATTATTCTTTATTTTTTAAACATTTAGATTCTTATCCTAGAAATTTGAGAATTGCTATTGCCGAAGCATTAATGTTAGAAAATGTTTCTAAGTATAAAATTGAGGCATTAGTTGATCTTGTTGAGCAAAATAAAAAAGGGCTCAATTTTATTGCTAAATTTGTTGGAGATATTATTGGCAGATCTGTTAAATTGCCCATTATGTATTATAAGGCAGAAGAATTTAGCAAACTGGAGAAGCAATTTAGTTATAGACTTTCTAAAGCCTTAACACCAATATTAAAAATTGCCTCTTTTTTTATTGTATTAACCTTTTTGTCGTTTTATTTTTTAGTAGATATTATGTTTTTTTATATTGCATCTGATAAAAAATATAAAGAAGGAATTTCATATATATATGAAAATAAAAGAGAACTTGCTAAAGCTACTTTTAAGGATGCATATTATATGCGTCCTAATAGAAAGTGGTTTTTAACTTATGCTAAGGCTTTTGAGAGTATAAAGGATTTTGATAGTGCTGAGGAAAAATATGAAGAATTGTTTACTGTTGACCCATTTTCTGAGGGTGCTTCTAAGAGAAGACGAAAAATTTTTGATAAAGATGGGTATATATCTTATGCTTTTATGAAGATGAGGCTTGGTGAATATTCTGATGCTAATTCGATTTTGGATGAAGTTATATCTTACGATATTTATGATTATGAGGCATTAATGGCTAAGGGTGAGAATTATTTTCAGTGGGCTCAAGTGGATCCTATGTATTATAGAAATAGTATAAATGATTATACCATTTTACTTTCAAAGTATGGACATCATAAGAAGGAAGTTTTATTTAAGCTTTTTGATGCTTATATTGAAGCTGGTGCTGAGAGAGAGGCTGACAATGTAAATGCTTTTATTAAAACAAATCAGGAATTAGATATTGATGAGGTAGTTTATACTAAGTATGTTAAGAAATTGATAGATAAATATGTAGAATTTACAGTTTATAATAAGCGAATAAATGCTCTCTCTAGAAATTTAAAATATTTAAATGCTCAAATGAATTTACTTAATAAAGAGTTTTCTAATTTTAAAATAAATAGTGGCAAGAGTGTTTCTGATATTTTAAATGATGTTAATCTTAATTCGGAGATTGAATATATTCTTAGGAGAATTTTATTAAAAAATCCTGATTATAATAAGGCATTATTTGAAAGTGGTAGATATTTTTATTATATGGGAGATTTGAAAAAGTCAGAAGGATATTTATTAACGGCTATAAACGGTTTTAGACAAGAAGATTTAATTAATAATGCTAGTGACAAGATTATTGCTTATAGGATTTTATCAGATATTTATGAGAAGGGAAATGATACACTTAAAGCAAGTAATATTGTCAGTTTGGCTTTAAATGAATATGATTTTTATAAAAGAAATGGCCTTATTAAAGCTTCGAGAGAACTTGCTTTAATTTATGAAAAGCAAGGAGATATATTTAAAACTTTAAATGGTTTTCAATCAGCCATATCTTCTTATAAAATGGCAATAAATGAAGGGATTAATTCACCAGATGTTTACTATAAATTAGCATTACTTAGTTATAAGGAAAATAATTATAAGGATGCATTAACTTCGCTATTCAAAGTTGAAAATATGTCTGGATTTGCAAATAGTAATAAAGTTTTAAATTCAATAGCATCTGTTCTTTATAAAATGGGTGATTTTGAAGCTTCTAGGAGTTATTATTTAAGAGTATTGCAAAATTTGGAATCAGAGAAATCCAGTATTTTAAGTTTGAGACCTAAAGGAAATGATCATCATAAAGCTTTGTTGCTAAGAGAAATTGAAGTTTATAATAATCTTGGAGTTGTTGAGATAATAGCATCTCTTGGCAATAAGGTTAAGTCTGGTGTTATTATAGATCATGATCTTTTTGATTCAGGAATTGCAAATTTAACAGAATCTTCTAGAATATTTGATCTCTTAAATCGTGATGAGGATATGATGAAAAATGTTAAAAGAGATCTTGCTAGTTTAAATCTTAGAAGCGTATTTAAAAATGATTTTACAGGTTTAAAGATTTTATTTTATGATAATTTAGCTGATAATCTTTAG